From Aegilops tauschii subsp. strangulata cultivar AL8/78 chromosome 5, Aet v6.0, whole genome shotgun sequence:
gatggttaagtttcatgaccatagacatgtattgtcatttgatgaatgggatcacatcattaggagaatgatgtgatggacaagacccatccgttagcttagcataatgaacgttaagttttattgctattgctttcttcatgacttatacatattcatttgactatgagattatgcaactcccgaataccggaggaacacctggtgtgctatcaaacttcacaacgtaactgggtgattataaatatgctctacaggtgtctccgaaggtgtttgttgggttggcatagttcgagattaggatttatcattCCGAGTaccgaagaggtatctctgggccctctcggtaatgcacatcataataagccttgcaagcaatgtgactaatgagttagttgcgagatgatgcattacggaacgagtaaagagacttgctggtaactagattgaactaggtatgaagataccaacgatcgaatctcgggcaagtaacataccgatgacaaagggaataacgtatgttgtcattgcggtttgaccgataaagatcttcgtagaatatgtaggaaccaatatgagcatccaggttccgctgttggttattgatcggatatgtgtctcggtcatgtctacatagttctcgaacccgtagggtccgcacgcttggcgttcgatgacgatttgtattatgagttatgtgttttggtgaccgaagattgttcggagtcccggatgagatcacagacatgacgaggagtctcgaaatggtcgagaggtaaagattgatatattggacaataGTATTCAGACAAcggaatggtttcggagtggttcaggtatttttcagagtaccgaggggttaccggaaccccccggggaagtattgggcctacctGGGCCATGAGGAGagaggaggcagcccacaaggggtggccgcgcgcccccatggggagtccgaataggactaggggagggggcggcgccccctttccttctcctcctccctctccttcccctttccccctccgtaagaaaggaaggggggccgaataggacttggagtcctattcggtttccccccatggcgcgccccctagggccggcggcctcctcccctcctcctttatatactggggcaggggggcaccccaaagacgaCATTTGTTCTCTTaaccgtgtgtggtgcccccctccacagtttactcccccggtcatagcgtcgtagtgcttaggcgaagccctgcgcggatcacatcaccatcaccgtcaccacgccgtcgtgctgacgaaactctccctcgaccctctgctggatcaagagttcgagggacgtcattgagctgaacgtgtgctaaactcggaggtgccgtacgttcggtacttgatcggttggatcgcgaagacgttcgactacatcaaccgcgttaacctaacgcttccgctttcggtctacgagggtacgtggacacactctccccctctcgttgctatgcatctcctagatagatcttgcgtgagcgtaggatttttttttgaaattgcatgctacgtttcccaacagccGCTTGGGTGAGTTCTCTAGCACGGATCAACACCATCCCCAACTAAAGTAACCCCACTATCCTAAATAAAAGAGAGTATTctaaatctttgaaaattcagATATAAATTCTTTATTTCCTTCATATTTTGGAGTATTCTAAACATTTTGCTCAAACCTTGTGCTTTCACTGCCTCTAAGAAGTCCAATGTAACACGTGTGTTTAATTTTCCTCTTCTATCTTACTCGCAAAAAAGAAAAACTTTCCTCTTCTATCTCCTCAGAAAACAATTTATTGGCGAACCAATTTGTTTTTTTAGGGAATGTCGAACCAAtttgtggttggatggttaggaggataATGATATCCTCAGCCCATCAGAGTTCAAGTTCTAGGCTTGACATTGGTGCTCGTATTTTCTTGAATTTAGCTCAGAAATTTTGGTGATGGACGTTCAGTCAATCTCAAGACGTTGTGCTGGCTCGGTAGGGATAGAGTGTGCTGTGTGCGTTCATAAGAGTGAGTGTATGTGCGTATGAGCGTATGGTCTGTACTATGCTCAGTTGGAGGGGACATTCCCTTCGACTTCGAAGGAGCACTATATTTTGAAAGGCTAAAACATGTCAATTAGAAGTTAAAAGAAAGCTGACATGAGGATATTATGCGTTGCACAAAAATACAAAATTGCAGTAATAAAAACAACAAAAAGCAATCCCTTTTTTTGCATGTAGTTGTCTATTTTATATCTCCCATAGAAAACACATACTACCTCTGTTTTTAAATGTAAGAGATGTTTTGACATAGTACATATCTATATTTATGCATGTAAGAAAAATCAGAATTTTTTCGAGCCATAAAATTTAATATTCTCACCCGCAAAAAAATTAAAATTTAGTACTATTCTCGAACTTAAAAAAGAGTGGCTCAATGTGCCCGTGCTCCAAACAAACTCCAAACTCCAAAGTGACTATCCGCAGATAAATTTCCTTTTGCTTTCCTCTTCGTGCGGTCTTTCTACAGCATCCCATACTCTTCCTTCGCGAGAAAGGGGGGACGGGGACGGGCTGAAGGgccaccgcccgcgccgccggTCAGCTGCCACCACCGTCACCTCCGAGCGAAGTGTCGCGCGGGCGCGCTGTAGCCGCGCGGCGGACGGGAAGCGCCGTCTCCGTCGAGTTTATTAGCTGGCGAGGTTACCGCTGGCCGCTGCAgcttgccgccgccgccagccgtgCACCTGCCTGCCGCGTGCGCCCCCGGCTGCCGCTGGACACAGCTGGGCACGCGCCGCAGCAAGGTCACCGCGGCCGACAGGTGAACGCCGCTCTTTGATCTACAAAACGCGTTTCCAATCTAATCGAATGGTTTCTTGCGGATCTTGTTGTCACTATGTGCATTGAGCAAACCCTAGATGCTGAGGAAAACCAAATTGGGGTTCCACTTGTGAATTCACGAAACAGTGCATTGGGGATTGGTTTTGCTACTGCTGTGGACATCTTAGTTTATCAATTTGGTGTTTCCTTGGAGTTTCGATTACTGCCGTCCAGCTTGGGGAAGTTGGTTCGCTAGATTTTGGGTCGGGTTCACGCCAATTAATTGTTTTTGTGATCATTATGTGCTTTCTTTCGCCTATAGGCTATAGCCGTTTTGATGTTCTAGATGTCAAAGTTGGGTCTTTGGCTGACTATATGGTGTTTGCTGTTAACCGACCCAGTCAGTTTTGCTATGGAGTTCATCTTCGTCAGTTGTTCACGGAAACACCTATGGCCACTGGAAGCCATATGCAGAATAACCTAGGGTATAGAAAAATGATTCAAGAAGTTCAATCTCGAGTGTGCAGGCTGCGTTTGTTAATTAAATTATGCCCCTGCATATCCTCATTATGGATATTATATGTAGGCTCCTTATCCATCTACCATAGAATCCGTATCTGCTTCTGGCAATTCCCCCTGCGTGTCACTAAGCAAGTAGGTCGATGATTATTGTAAGATTTGCTTTCTGTACAGTATTTATTATGTATGTTGTGTGTATATTCATGGTGTTTGGCACTTGTGCATTATGTGTAAATATCGATAAGTAAGGTCCAATTATGTGCTTTTGTCAAGGTGTCAGGGCATGGGGCTCGGGAAAGTTTCCTCAGCACTGTGTTGCAGCATGTCCCGGCGGCAGTGAATGCACATGAGATATGAATGAGGTTTTGTTTGTGAGGAAACATTTTTTGTTATCTAGTAGTTTCTCCCTTAGATAATATGTTCTCTCTTGGGTTGAGTTCTTGGGGTCTTCCCCTATTTAAAGAAGAAATGACATTGCTTAAGGTTGAAGAAATAATAACTGATGTCCTTCCCTCTTAGTGCAATCTTTTCCTATGAGCAGTCACAACTCTCTAGAGATATGTCCCTATTCCTAAGCTTTTTTTCCTACATCTGGTCGTGGTCTATGGGATCATAGCACATAGCCAATGATGGCACATTTCATATAACTCCTGTTATCAAGGTCAATCGTGCACTGTTGTACATACTCATGGTGAAAATCACCCAGTGCATATTTCATTTATCTATTCTAAATTTCTAGTTTCCACAGTTGCACTTAACATCATGTAGGTATTATCCTATCTTTTTTGGAGTTAGCTTTCTTTTTTTGTTCCACACTGTTGTGGCCTAATAATTACTCTATGAGCATTTAATTATGTGCTCAGAATTTTTTTCTTATCTTTTTTTTGCAATAAGATGTAGGACATTTTGCTCACCACATCTTCCTTAGGGGTTTTGCCTTAAATCTGGTATGCTGATATAGCTACCATGGGTTTTCTATGATTCAATTCAGGCTTGGAATTCTATTCCATTGTTTCATGTTGAGATCTACTGTCCGTAAAATGTGTTATAGCTTATATTAGATTGCTTTCTTATACTAGTATATGCCTGTACATGCAAAGCACCTTCTAGTCCAAAGTCCAAATGCACTCGCTTGAAACACCGAAAGTTTTATAGGAAAACATACGGAAATGTCAACAATGTTGACATCCATAAATCCCAAAATTCTAACAGCATGGCCAATAACCCTCTGCATCAAGCTCTGAAACATCTCTTTCCCCTCTCAGATCTATCTATCTACCTTCCTGTTTTTCCTTTTTTGCAATTCTATCCTTGTTCTGTGCAGTATACTCTTTGTTGTTTCCTGCAAACTCTATGTTTATTTTTGGTGATTGATTTGGTCCTGGGACACCCATGTGGTACATCTGAAGGTGAGTTAGTTGAGAGCCGTGCCTTAGGAAGCAGGGTCTATGGCGATGGGGTTTTGTGAGGGTGGCAAGGAGCCGCCGAGCTCACTGTGGGGATCGTCGAGGGATGACCGGATGATGCGCTCGCTGGTTGATGATTTTTCTTAAGTATAGATGAGGATGATTCCAGAATATTGTAGAGAGCACAGTTCAATTGGGACACTGTAGACGGGAATCCATGCAACCTAGACCATTGGATCGACAATGATCAATGGTTGATTTTGTGTCTCGATCCTAAGATTCAACATTTCAATACTGGTGCACTATATGGTACTCAACTGCAAAAAACGTCGTACATTTGTTTACTGAGGGAGTAGTATAGTTAGCATTGATATTGGTTTCAACTATCCTATGTTaatttgtttcatgaagtatttTGATCATGTTGTGCGTATATTGTTTCATCATGGTATATAGGTTATACATCCCCCCTCCCCTCTCAAGGAGGAAAGCACATATGTTTTCAGAAGTAACTATGATTATTGGCAGTTCGGAACTTAGATTTAAGAATAGTTATTGATGTTATGTTTTCCCTTAATAGGGCAATTCCCCTCTCAAGGAGGAAAGCACATATGTGAGTCAGATTCTTCTTGTTAAATGTGAACCAGGGACATGCAGATGGATGACGTCATTGACGTGAGTTCTTTTCTTTTCCATAGTTTGCTTATAAAGATCACATATGTTCTCCAAGCACATATGCCCAATATTGTCTTGTTACTTGTCTTTTTTTCTTTGTTATGATTGTATTCTTTTCAAATCGTGTTGGGAAGTGATGTATTTGCATTCCAATACAAACGGCATATTATATGTCTGTCTTTGATTTCGTATTCTAAATGTAATTTGTTGGAAATTATTTGATAACCAGCTTGTGTCAGAAGACGATATTGCTTCCTATGAGGAGACAAGTTCTGAAGATACTGAGGATGTAAGTCCGAAACACTGAATTTCTGTCGTATCATTTTCTTGCGTCAACACCATTGGTTACAATTAAAATGTGAAAGGATGTTTTTCCTCAGTCTAATTGGTTAATACTGTGGGTTTTAAGTCACCTGAATCATGGAATCTAATTGAAAATTATAGGTGAAAGTCTGTGACGTATGTGGAAATGTTGGTGAGGAGAAGAAGCTCGCTGTTTGCAGCAGATGCAATGATGGTGCTGTGCATATGTGAGAATTCTTTATACTATTCTCTTTTCTGTAATCCTGGCCAGTTAAGATTATTGTATGGCGTGCCATAATACTTGTTTACTTCTCCATAGTGTCTTATCTATTTTTTTCTGTCTACAGTTACTGTATGTTGGTAATGCTTAAAGAGGTTCCAGAGCGCGGGTGGTTGTGTGATGAGTGCCAAGCTGAGGTAGAAATTGAAATTGAAAAGAAGAAACTTGAGAAATCTCAAGTAAATTTTGTCATGGTTTCCATGGAGAATAAAGTGGATGCTGAAAAGGTGAGACATAAAGAATCAGAAGTAGATAATGTCACAAGTGGTTGTACATCTTCCATAAAGGAGGGCGACACTGGGTTGTGCATGCTAAACAAAGCTTCTCATGACAGTGAGCCGATGTCCAATGATAGAAGCGGCATTTCTAATTTGAAGTCATTAGATCGAGAGATACACATCTTGGGAATGCACGATAATTATGTTTCATCTGTTTCTAAGGCTAAAGATGGGTCTAATGTGGCTCGTGATAGTGAAAAAGTGGGACATAAAGAATCAGAAGTAGCTAATGTCACAAGTGGTTGTACATCTTCCACAAAGGAGGGCGATAGTGGGTTGTGCATGCTAAACAAAGCTTCTCATGACTGTGAGCCGATGTCCAATGATAGAAGCGGCATTTCTTATTTGAAGTCACTAGATAGAGAGATACACATCTTAGGAATGCATGATAATGATGTTTCATCTGTTTCTAAGGCTAAAGACGCGTCTAATGTGGCTTGTTGGAATAAAAGGTTAAACAGACAGAGTGAGGCCAATTTTTTAGAAGAGATCAAAGATGTGAGTTCTAAACTCTTGTGTTCTGTTTTATTTTTACCACTTATTCCAGGTCAAGGTCGCATGCAAAATGTGATGAAAGCGTTTCATCTTTCTCTGACCATAGTGAGTTTTGAATTATTTTTAAATGTCAATAGGTGAAAGTATGTGACATTtgtggagatgttggtgaagtggAGAAGCTCACTGTTTGTGGTAGATGCAATGGTGCTGAGCATGTGTAAGATTCTCTTTGCTCCATCGCTTTTTATGTTGTTGGTTATTCTTGGTTGATATGGTTGGCATATCACCGTGGTTAAGGTCAAATTATTGTTTTTTCATTTCTTTTGGCATGTAAACTGGAAGCTCACTGATAAAGTAACAACTCACACAATCATTATGCTTTCCCACAATAGCAGTTACTAAACTTCTCAATTCATCATTTCTTTTGCATAATCTCTTCTCATAAAATGATGGTGTTTTCATTATGCTCTAAGGATGTTAAACTCCTTTCTTTGTCCCAGTTATTGTATGCAGGTGATGATGGAAAAGGTTCCAGATGTCATGTGGTTGTGTGAAGCATGTCAAACTGAGGTAGAATTTGCAGAGGAAAGGACGGAACTAGAAAAATCCCAAGTAATGGTTGGTGCATGTAAACTAGATTCCTTTGGAGGGCAAACGAATAAACCTGTGGATGATGCAAATAGCGGAAGTAATTTTGAGGATGAAATGGAGGCTGCACATGTGAGTAGTAAAAACTCAAACATGAGAAATCAATCCATCGGTATGGCTACCAAGAGGATAGGAGACGATGCAACAATTACGTTACTGATTGGAAAAGATCTTTGTGAATCTGGTGGTGTATCCATGGAAGGTGACTCCGCAAAAAGAGCGCCGTTTTCGCGCAAAAATTCACTCAAGCTGAACACAGAGAAAGGAAAGGAACCTGTTAGGCCAATGCCAACGCCATTGACATTGAATGCTCTGAAGAATCAGGCACCACCTCTTTGTGGTAAATTTTTATCATTATTTACAACTAAGGAGCTTATACCTACAATCTAGAATGTTCAACTTCTCTTACAGTTGTGGGGACTGTCCCTACGAGCTGCTATTGGACAAAACTATAATCAGTAAGGTTTCCGCAGGTCCACTCCCGAAGTCCATTTCTTTCAAGAACTCAAAGGTCCCGAAGGTGAAACAACTGGTCATTGAAGTTCCTCAAAAGCCCAAAAATCTGAAGGAACCTATATCCTTAATTACAAAACAAGACGGGCCAGTGATCACACTTGCTAAGTCGACATCAGTCAAAAAGCCAAACTCTAGCGAGCCAGTAAGTAAAGGAAAGTCTTCCATCTTACTAGATGTTGAGGAACCAAGAATGATGAATTCAGTAATGAGCCGAAATGTAACGAATAAGAGGGGCACTTCTATATCTGGATATCCCTCTGTTGCTGCATCAATGCTTGTGCCAGTTCCTTCGAAAGCAGAATCCGCAGCTCAGCATCTCAATAAACAAAATAAGATGGATAATTTAGGCATCGCTTATGGAAAAGACGGTAGAAACTTTCCTGGTATATTCCCTTTTCCTTTCCTTTTCCTTTTAGACTCTGCTCTATTTCTGTGCTGTAGGACTGTAGGTCATGTTTTTTATGGCATACTTTACAGTGTAGGATAACTATACTTATTTCTTTCAGCACCTAGTGAACCAAAGAGACAGCTTGTAGCAAAAGTCCCGGGAAGCCTAACGTTAATTAGTGCTGAGACATCCTCAGGTCTGCTTTGTTCTGGTGCACAGATGAAGGGAATTCAAATCCCAGATACTTCACTGGTTGATAAAATAAAGAACCCACCTAGCTTGAAGCCAGGTACTTCTAGCAGCAGTTGCACAATGCATTGTCAACAATGTGATGAAGTGGGGCATTCTACACAATTTTGTCCTGTTGGCAGATCTAGCTTGTTTGTAACAAAACCTTTGAGTGAGCAAACCAGTGACCGAACTGCCAGATGCAATAGAACATCTGAAGCTACTACTTTGACTGCTACTGAAGACATTTTGAAATCAGCATATCAATCTGAGCCAAGTCCAAAACGCCGCCGCTATCATAACCCATCATATAAGCCTATAAACGTTTTATGTACCTCCATTAGTCATGAGGAAAGCAGTGAGCAGGATGTGAGAAATGGTATGCCTACTCCTAGTACTACAGCTTCTGTAGATTGTCACGAGCTAAAATACAAAGAGCATCAGGCTGTATCTGCCATGGGAGGAAGATTTGTGGACAGCAGTTCAACTATGTTGAATGATCCGACGGACAAATCGCCAATCTTTTCACCTAGTGATGACAGAATAACTTCTAGTGTTCCAGAGTTGGCTTACATTTGGCAGTAATATTTCCACCTCTCTATCTCATATATATTTTGATGCTTATTCTAGATAAACTTGATTGCTACAGAGACCTGCCATTGCCATTGAACTAATAAACCTAACAGGTGTAGTCAGGCCATCTTTGAAAGCGACTTTTGTGGAAACACCCTTTAGGTGAAATCCATGAGATTGAAACAGATGGATGTCTAAAAATATCATAAGATGTTCCGAATGTTTTTGACAAAATTGACACAAGATGCTTTTTGTATGTCACAAATTCCAAACCAAAATTTGATTGGCACTtgaaaaaaagacaaattttctCTATGAATAGTTACTCCCTCTGACCCTGAAGATAGGGCGTACAAGGCGAGGTCCAGCTGTTGTTTTCTTAACCATACTACCCCTAATAATGCTTAGATGAATATTTAATGTCATGGGTGCATGCACCATGCACGGCCTGCAGTACCAGGTCGCTCGGTTTGATTGGTCAGATGGAGCCCTCGCAAAGGGGTATTTCGGGGAGATAGTCCAAAAAACTGCATGCACGCCCTCCTTTTAGCATTTTCTGGTAGAAAGATACATGCCTTGTTTTCATGATTGGAGGGAGTAACTCTCATTCTTTTGTTTATAATGAGCAACAAAAAAAATCTTCTTTTTGTCGCTTTGCGTGGATCGAATTCGGACTTGAAGTTACAGGATAGATGCATCTTGTATGAATGTTGTCAATTTTTATCAGCACTCTGGTTACTTTTTGGACCACCAGATGCAGATCTGATGTATCACGCCCAAAGGGGTGATTCATACAAATTGCTCCCCACATCTTCATGTTTCATACTTGGTTTTGTATCATCTCATGTGTGCTTGATAGTTGCAACTATCCATGATTGCAACAACTTGTATTTAAGTAATTGTTTTCATCATACGTGTTAAAATTTATTTTAGTTACTTATCTTTGAACAGAGGTTGTTTTGAAATATGGAGGACTGGACGGCCATCTAAGTTTTGTAAGGGCTTGCAAGGACACTTATCATGTTCTGCTTCACAAAAGGTTTTGGAAATAGCAAAGAAATTCCCTTCTAAAATCCGGCTTGAGCAACTTCCTCGCCGGAATATATTCCCCCCACAGTTCCATGGAAATGGCCTTTCGTATGACAGTATTGGTCTTTTTTTCTTTGCACAAGATATCCAGAGGTATTTCACTTGAAGCTTTTCTCTTTCATTATTATACTTCAATTGTTCGAAAAGGATATTAGTTGAACTGCACACAAACTTATAATTTAAATTGCTTATATTTTTGCCTACAGTTATGAGAGGCATTACAGTAAGTTAGTAGAATGGATGCTGAAAGGCGATTTGGCACTCAGAGGAAACATTGAAACAGCTGAATTGCTCATATTTCCTTCCAATATCCTGCCAAAAAGCTTTCAAAGTAAGAAGTCGCTCACCTATTCAAGTGATGCTTTTATCTTATCACAGTTTTACGCTGATAGATCTTACTTTTCCTTATTCTGCTTCAGGATGGAACATGTCCTATTATCTATGGGGTGTATTTAGAGTTAGAAGAAAAGACTCTAACCTTCCATATCATGTACCCACAAGAAAACATTGTAATTTCAATGGAAATCTCTTGGCCGTGGGTCGAAGAACTCATGCCCACGCTTCTTCTGGCCCCAGTTTCTATTACTCACCTACTTGTGAAGACTCTCCATCTATCATGCCCTTGGAAGCTAATCATGAGGGTTGCCCCAATGGTGAGAATTCTCTAGGTTAGCCTTTCTGTGGACGACCTTTAGAAGATCAGCATCATGATTCAGTTACAGCTAGCTTATCAACAAATAACAATAGCGCTATTAATGAATTTGTCACAGCTCCAACAAGAAAAAAGCAGGTGGGTGTTATAATTTAATTTGACGTGTTACATTTTTTCCCTTCCGAGTGTTTAAAAAAAATCAATCACTTTACTGGATGCATTTGATTAAAGAATAAGATGACACCTGCCATTGTGTGTGTGGATGTCATGCTTGCCTGTTTACGCCATCTTGGCTATTGGCCTTTGCCTGCTACACATTTGTTTTATAAAAATATTAATATGATTGCTTGTATCAACTTAAATGTTTACTCTTGGCTATACGTATGCGGAAACATGTTTATTCAGAACATTAAGACAATGCGGGAGTGTTATCATAACGGTCAATGAACATTTGTTTCATTTTTCTTGATTTTCATTGTCTAATTTATCTTGTTGAAAAAACAGGGCAAGAGAGGACAGCCGTCAACCATGACAATGCAGAGGACCTGTGGGGACCCGGTGTAGTTGACCTACAACGGCGACTGCAATCAGTATGTCGCTAATTGATATCATACGAACATCCACACAGACCAATCACGCACTTACATTGCTGGGACCAGATTGGTATACATGCATATATATACGTGTGTATGAAGGAATTCTTTGTGAAGTTTGGGTACGCTTAATATGAGCGCTGGGCGGAACATGTTGCTTCTTCCCTTCTCGCCAACGAAAGCGGGAGCTCGCCTAGGCGGAGTGCGTAAGCCGTAAGTGGGTGTGTGCGTGCATTGCAGCGGTGCTGGGCGGAAGAAAAGTGATGGCCAGGCGAGGTGAGTGGCGAAGGGAGGGAGCAAAATTGAGACAAAAAAAGAAGACAGGGAAAGGGTCTCAGGCTAGGGTTGGAAAACTTACCAGATCAAGAGGGGTGAGGGTGGGACAGAAGAGAGCTTGGTGGCGACGAGCTCACCGCCGAGCAAGGACCCCCACTCTGTCAGCGAGCTCCTCTTCCCCTGTTCGTTCCCTGTTTGAGTGATTGGTGCTTTGCTGCTGCTTGGTTGTTGGCGTTCGAATCACTTGTTTCACTAATGTGATGAGCCTTGACTGCAGTTTTTTTTTTCTGCTGTTGCTATGCTTGATTGCTGATGCTGTTGCGTGGAACTGTTGATGTGTGAGTGGTGCGAGTTTGTGACCGTGTGGTTGCTGCCGCTGCTTCCGGTCATTTCAAAGCGCCTGTGCGTCACGTCCGGTTTGGGCAACTCTCGTGAACATGTTTGGATGCGAAGCTCATCAAATCTCGTGAACATGTTTGGATGTGTCAGGGATAGGGGCAGACACAATCGAACCGGAGTCATCAAATGTTCATCATTTGTTTTTATTTTCTATACACGAAGTACTCGAAACAATCAAGGATAAACAGCATAATTCTTAAGCAATTGAAATAAAATTATTCCAATCTAAACATAAAGTTTTGAAATAAAATAGATCAAGTTTAAATTCATTTTAATTGTCCATTTGAAAGAAAGATGGCCAATTAGATCATTCCGTAGTTGCTCATGAGTTTGTTGATATTGAATTTGATGATGCATTTTGATAAAAT
This genomic window contains:
- the LOC109751772 gene encoding ASI1-immunoprecipitated protein 2 isoform X1, with the translated sequence MQMDDVIDLVSEDDIASYEETSSEDTEDVKVCDVCGNVGEEKKLAVCSRCNDGAVHIYCMLVMLKEVPERGWLCDECQAEVEIEIEKKKLEKSQVNFVMVSMENKVDAEKVRHKESEVDNVTSGCTSSIKEGDTGLCMLNKASHDSEPMSNDRSGISNLKSLDREIHILGMHDNYVSSVSKAKDGSNVARDSEKVGHKESEVANVTSGCTSSTKEGDSGLCMLNKASHDCEPMSNDRSGISYLKSLDREIHILGMHDNDVSSVSKAKDASNVACWNKRLNRQSEANFLEEIKDVKVCDICGDVGEVEKLTVCGRCNGAEHVYCMQVMMEKVPDVMWLCEACQTEVEFAEERTELEKSQVMVGACKLDSFGGQTNKPVDDANSGSNFEDEMEAAHVSSKNSNMRNQSIGMATKRIGDDATITLLIGKDLCESGGVSMEGDSAKRAPFSRKNSLKLNTEKGKEPVRPMPTPLTLNALKNQAPPLCGPLPKSISFKNSKVPKVKQLVIEVPQKPKNLKEPISLITKQDGPVITLAKSTSVKKPNSSEPVSKGKSSILLDVEEPRMMNSVMSRNVTNKRGTSISGYPSVAASMLVPVPSKAESAAQHLNKQNKMDNLGIAYGKDGRNFPAPSEPKRQLVAKVPGSLTLISAETSSGLLCSGAQMKGIQIPDTSLVDKIKNPPSLKPGTSSSSCTMHCQQCDEVGHSTQFCPVGRSSLFVTKPLSEQTSDRTARCNRTSEATTLTATEDILKSAYQSEPSPKRRRYHNPSYKPINVLCTSISHEESSEQDVRNGMPTPSTTASVDCHELKYKEHQAVSAMGGRFVDSSSTMLNDPTDKSPIFSPSDDRITSSVPELAYIWQGCFEIWRTGRPSKFCKGLQGHLSCSASQKVLEIAKKFPSKIRLEQLPRRNIFPPQFHGNGLSYDSIGLFFFAQDIQSYERHYSKLVEWMLKGDLALRGNIETAELLIFPSNILPKSFQRWNMSYYLWGVFRVRRKDSNLPYHVPTRKHCNFNGNLLAVGRRTHAHASSGPSFYYSPTCEDSPSIMPLEANHEGCPNGENSLGQERTAVNHDNAEDLWGPGVVDLQRRLQSVCR